One stretch of Corynebacterium auriscanis DNA includes these proteins:
- a CDS encoding TetR family transcriptional regulator, which produces MKRKTTLKTVQLNRNVILNAAEEILGTYGLPDLSMRRLATVLGVAPGALYWHFPNKQALLGGIAQRLVSEVSTPEAHGDARMYCEELFQAVTSVRDGAEITLAAVASETLDRDIHDELSSLVGAQAASVCFHYVMGCALELQARQAALQAGITDVEFDIKTEDVGVNVSAVLNGLKQLDS; this is translated from the coding sequence ATGAAAAGAAAGACTACCCTGAAAACCGTGCAACTCAACCGCAACGTGATCCTGAACGCCGCCGAGGAAATTCTGGGCACCTACGGCCTACCTGATCTTTCCATGCGGCGATTAGCCACCGTGCTAGGAGTTGCACCCGGCGCGCTGTACTGGCACTTTCCTAACAAGCAAGCGCTGCTGGGTGGAATTGCTCAACGGTTGGTCTCCGAGGTTTCCACCCCTGAAGCGCACGGCGATGCTCGGATGTATTGCGAAGAGCTTTTTCAGGCTGTGACCAGTGTGCGCGATGGGGCAGAGATCACGCTGGCCGCGGTGGCGTCGGAAACATTGGATAGGGACATCCACGATGAGCTCTCCAGTTTGGTGGGAGCGCAGGCAGCCAGTGTGTGTTTTCACTACGTGATGGGTTGCGCCTTAGAGTTGCAGGCGCGGCAGGCGGCACTGCAGGCGGGGATTACGGATGTGGAATTTGATATTAAAACTGAGGATGTAGGGGTTAATGTCTCCGCCGTGCTAAACGGTCTCAAGCAGTTAGACTCATAG